From Homo sapiens chromosome 17 genomic scaffold, GRCh38.p14 alternate locus group ALT_REF_LOCI_1 HSCHR17_7_CTG4, a single genomic window includes:
- the GPR179 gene encoding probable G-protein coupled receptor 179 precursor (The RefSeq protein has 1 substitution compared to this genomic sequence), producing the protein MGTRGAVMPPPMWGLLGCCFVCAWALGGPRPIRSLPPLSSQVKPGSVPMQVPLEGAEAALAYLYSGDAQQLSQVNCSERYEARGAGAMPGLPPSLQGAAGTLAQAANFLNMLLQANDIRESSVEEDVEWYQALVRSVAEGDPRVYRALLTFNPPPGASHLQLALQATRTGEETILQDLSGNWVQEENPPGDLDTPALKKRVLTNDLGSLGSPKWPQADGYVGDTQQVRLSPPFLECQEGRLRPGWLITLSATFYGLKPDLSPEVRGQVQMDVDLQSVDINQCASGPGWYSNTHLCDLNSTQCVPLESQGFVLGRYLCRCRPGFYGASPSGGLEESDFQTTGQFGFPEGRSGRLLQCLPCPEGCTSCMDATPCLVEEAAVLRAAVLACQACCMLAIFLSMLVSYRCRRNKRIWASGVVLLETVLFGFLLLYFPVFILYFKPSVFRCIALRWVRLLGFAIVYGTIILKLYRVLQLFLSRTAQRSALLSSGRLLRHLGLLLLPVLGFLAVWTVGALERGIQHAPLVIRGHTPSGRHFYLCHHDRWDYIMVVAELLLLCWGSFLCYATRAVLSAFHEPRYMGIALHNELLLSAAFHTARFVLVPSLHPDWTLLLFFFHTHSTVTTTLALIFIPKFWKLGAPPREEMVDEVCEDELDLQHSGSYLGSSIASAWSEHSLDPGDIRDELKKLYAQLEVHKTKEMAANNPHLPKKRGSSCQGLGRSFMRYLAEFPEALARQHSRDSGSPGHGSLPGSSRRRLLSSSLQEPEGTPALHKSRSTYDQRREQDPPLLDSLLRRKLAKKASRTESRESVEGPPALGFRSASAHNLTVGERLPRARPASLQKSLSVASSREKALLMASQAYLEETYRQAKEREERKKAKAAMASLVRRPSARRLERPRGAPLSAPPSPAKSSSVDSSHTSGRLHEEARRRLPHPPIRHQVSTPILALSGGLGEPRMLSPTSTLAPALLPALAPTPAPALAPVPVSPQSPNLLTYICPWENAELPAKQENVPQEGPSGPERGHHSPAPARARLWRALSVAVEKSRAGENEMDAEDAHHQREANDVDEDRPKIFPKSHSLKAPVQQGSMRSLGLAIKALTRSRSTYREKESVEESPEGQNSGTAGESMGAPSRSPRLGRPKAVSKQAALIPSDDKESLQNQQNAHTSRMLQVCQREGSREQEDRGRRMTQGLGERKAERAGKTGLAMLRQVSRDKNIKQSKETPVGWQELPKAGLQSLGSADHRVAEVCPWEVTESETRQPDSGNKAEICPWETSEGAPESRALRQDPGDSQKKRGEARGKSEPIDVVPMMRKKPERLVREQEAVCPWESADRGGLSPGSAPQDPGRIRDKSEAGDSVEARKVEKPGWEAAGPEAHTPDITKAEPCPWEASEGGEDGKPAQEAVKDLPQEKQKTRKATFWKEQKPGGDLESLCPWESTDFRGPSAVSIQAPGSSECSGSLGSGIAEVCLWEAGDAPAIQKAEICPWELDDNVMGQEMLSLGTGRESLQEKEKASRKGSFGEMGEQTVKAVQKLSQQQESVCPRESTVPGHSSPCLDNSSSKAGSQFLCNGGSRATQVCPQEDLRPEAQEATPAKTEICPWEVNERTREEWTSAQVPRGGESQKDKEKMPGKSEIEDVTAWEKPEGQIQKQEAVGPWESVDPGSFSPQPRPQDTERPQTLLQMSGSVGSKAADICPLDVEENLTAGKAEICPWEVGAGAGEERALGAEAIRKSPNDTGKVSADLGPRERAVTAPEKPQKPTPEWEVACPWGSVGPGACSQHPGTLDADGPKAGFQELDHMGCRPGEVCPWEAQEAATSEKAKICPWEVSEGTTGKGLDQKAGSESAEQREKALEKGRLTSLGEDVSKGMAKLCQQQETICIWENKDLRESPAQAPKISDLPSSMSSEVAEGHSLEATEKGDLRQDPKTGSFPEHITQEKAPAADTEEFTTEDGEKTSHELQSVCPWETTAPADSVSHLDRQRPDQPKASSQRLVSTGGRAADVCPWDVPDAGVYKSDSSAKAETCPWEVTERIPVKGVSRQDGKGDSQEEKGRAPEKSEPKGVPVQKKPEMADFRQQEAVCPWESQDGKGLSPQPAPDASDRSRGSSEAAGSVETRVAEVCLWEVVEAPSAKKAEICPWEAGGGAAEEGEQERESQGQGEMFLQKAGPGGTEEHFSKAAAKPREQEAVCPGEGTGSGGLLPQSGALDPELKVSPKEAGSMGSRMAELCQWEITDPEGNKIKGTMADICPGEETGVPSEESGLLALTATRREFFPTAPEKPLCLLVHGPLDHFFPESKIPCPKVSRPASTFTLEGVRELQGPSGLEPRTSLAPEPSLQEAESQSSSLTEDSGQVAFEAQYEEFTPPTVYPWDWE; encoded by the exons ATGGGCACCAGGGGAGCGGTCATGCCCCCTCCTATGTGGGGGCTGCTGGGCTGCTGTTTTGTCTGTGCCTGGGCTCTGGGGGGTCCACGGCCCATCCGCTCTCTGCCCCCTCTGTCTTCCCAAGTCAAGCCAGGATCTGTACCCATGCAGGTGCCCCTAGAGGGGGCCGAGGCCGCCCTCGCTTATCTCTACTCTGGAGATGCCCAGCAGCTATCACAGGTGAATTGCAGTGAGCGCTATGAAGCGCGTGGGGCAGGAGCCATGCCAGGGCTCCCCCCAAGCCTACAGGGGGCAGCGGGCACCCTTGCCCAGGCCGCCAATTTTCTCAACATGCTGCTGCAAGCCAACGACATCCGTGAGTCCAGTGTGGAGGAGGATGTGGAATGGTACCAGGCACTGGTCCGCAGCGTGGCCGAGGGGGACCCAAGAGTGTACAGGGCTTTGCTGACCTTTAACCCTCCACCAGGGGCCAGCCACCTACAGCTGGCCCTGCAGGCCACCCGGACTGGGGAGGAAACCATCCTGCAGGACTTGTCTGGGAACTGGGTGCAGGAGGAGAACCCTCCTGGGGACCTGGACACCCCTGCCCTGAAGAAGCGAGTGTTGACCAATGACCTAGGGAGCCTCGGCAGCCCCAAGTGGCCGCAGGCAGATGGATATGTGGGGGACACGCAGCAGGTGAGGCTGTCTCCTCCTTTCCTGGAATGCCAGGAGGGACGGCTCCGACCTGGATGGCTGATCACACTCTCTGCCACCTTCTATGGACTCAAGCCAGACCTCAGCCCAGAAGTCAG GGGGCAGGTGCAGATGGACGTAGATCTCCAGAGTGTGGACATCAATCAGTGTGCAAGTGGCCCAGGCTGGTACTCTAACACACACCTGTGTGATCTCAACAGCACCCAG TGTGTTCCCCTGGAGAGTCAGGGCTTTGTTCTTGGCCGCTACCTCTGCCGCTGCCGACCTGGATTCTACGGGGCAAGCCCCTCTGGGG GGTTAGAGGAGAGTGACTTCCAGACTACCGGGCAATTCGGGTTCCCAGAAGGCAGATCTGGGAGACTGCTGCAGTGTCTGCCATGTCCTGAGGGCTGCACCAGCTGCATGGATGCCACACCGTGCCTGGTGGAAGAGGCCGCGGTGCTGCGGGCCGCTGTGCTGGCCTGCCAGGCCTGCTGCATGCTGGCCATCTTCCTGAGCATGCTGGTCTCCTACCGCTGCCGCCGGAACAAG AGGATCTGGGCATCTGGAGTGGTCCTGCTGGAAACTGTCCTTTTTGGATTCCTGCTGCTTTACTTTCCT GTCTTCATCCTATACTTCAAGCCCAGTGTATTCCGCTGCATCGCTCTTCGCTGGGTGCGGCTGCTGGGTTTTGCCATCGTCTACGGCACCATCATACTCAAGCTTTACAG AGTGCTGCAGCTGTTTCTGTCTCGAACGGCCCAGCGGAGTGCCCTTCTGAGCAGCGGGCGGCTGCTGCGGCGCCTGGGGCTGCTCCTGCTACCTGTGCTGGGCTTCCTGGCTGTGTGGACCGTGGGCGCCCTGGAGCGAGGCATCCAGCACGCACCTCTGGTGATCCGAGGCCACACTCCCAGTGGCCGCCATTTCTACCTCTGTCACCACGACCGCTGGGACTACATCATGGTTGTGG ctgagctgctgctgctgtgctggGGCAGCTTCCTCTGCTACGCCACACGGGCTGTGCTCTCGGCCTTCCATGAGCCACGCTACATGGGCATCGCCCTGCACAATGAGCTACTGCTTTCCGCTGCCTTCCACACAGCCAG GTTTGTGCTGGTTCCCTCTCTGCACCCGGACTGgaccctcctcctcttcttcttccacaCCCACAGCACAGTCACCACCACGCTGGCTCTGATCTTCATCCCTAAG ttctggaagctgggggCTCCTCCCCGGGAGGAGATGGTGGATGAGGTGTGTGAGGACGAGCTGGACCTGCAGCACTCAGGCTCCTACCTTGGCAGCAGCATCGCCTCAGCCTGGAGTGAGCACAGCCTGGACCCTGGAGACATTCGG GACGAGCTGAAGAAGCTCTATGCCCAGCTAGAGGTCCACAAAACCAAGGAAATGGCCGCAAACAACCCCCACCTGCCCAAGAAGCGAGGCAGCTCATGCCAGGGACTGGGCCGCTCCTTCATGAGGTACCTGGCGGAATTCCCCGAGGCCCTGGCCAGGCAGCACTCCCGGGACTCAGGATCCCCAGGCCACGGCAGCCTGCCCGGCTCCTCCCGCCGCCGGCTCCTCAGCTCCAGCCTCCAGGAACCCGAGGGGACACCAGCTCTGCACAAGTCCCGCAGCACCTATGACCAGCGCAGGGAGCAGGACCCGCCTCTTCTTGACTCACTGCTGAGGAGGAAGCTGGCCAAGAAGGCCTCTCGAACAGAGAGCCGGGAGTCGGTGGAGGGGCCCCCTGCCCTGGGCTTCAGGTCAGCCAGCGCCCACAACCTGACGGTGGGAGAGAGGCTACCCAGAGCCCGGCCCGCCTCTCTGCAGAAGTCGCTCAGTGTGGCCAGCTCCAGGGAAAAGGCCTTGCTCATGGCCAGCCAGGCCTACCTGGAGGAGACCTACCGGCAAGCAAAGGAGCGGGAGGAGCGGAAGAAGGCCAAGGCAGCCATGGCCAGCCTGGTGCGGAGGCCATCAGCCAGGAGGCTGGAGCGGCCTCGAGGGGCCCCCCTGTCAGCTCCACCTTCCCCTGCCAAGAGCAGCAGCGTGGACAGCTCTCACACCTCTGGGAGGCTTCATGAGGAGGCTAGGAGAAGGCTGCCTCATCCACCCATCAGGCACCAGGTTTCTACCCCCATCTTGGCCCTGTCTGGGGGCCTGGGAGAGCCAAGGATGCTatctcccacctccaccttggCTCCAGCTCTGCTGCCAGCTCTAGCTCcaaccccagcccctgccctggcaCCAGTCCCAGTATCCCCACAAAGCCCCAACTTACTCACCTACATCTGCCCCTGGGAGAACGCAGAACTGCCAGCCAAGCAAGAAAATGTGCCCCAGGAAGGCCCCTCAGGGCCAGAGCGAGGCCACCACTCCCCTGCCCCAGCTCGAGCCAGGCTCTGGAGGGCCCTCTCTGTTGCAGTAGAGAAAAGCAGGGCTGGGGAGAATGAGATGGACGCAGAGGATGCACATCACCAGAGGGAAGCTAATGATGTGGACGAAGACAGGCCCAAGATCTTCCCTAAATCCCACAGCCTCAAGGCCCCTGTTCAGCAGGGTTCCATGCGCAGCCTGGGGCTGGCGATTAAAGCTCTGACCCGTTCTCGGAGCACCTACAGAGAGAAGGAGAGTGTGGAGGAGAGTCCCGAGGGGCAGAACAGCGGGACTGCGGGAGAGAGTATGGGGGCACCCTCCCGATCGCCCAGGCTAGGCCGGCCCAAGGCGGTGAGTAAGCAGGCCGCTCTTATCCCCTCCGATGACAAGGAGTCCCTCCAGAACCAACAGAACGCTCACACCAGCAGGATGCTCCAAGTCTGTCAACGGGAGGGCAGCAGGGAACaagaagacagaggcaggaggatgacccAGGGTCTAGGGGAACGGAAAGCTGAGAGAGCAGGTAAAACAGGGCTTGCCATGCTGAGGCAAGTTTCCAGGGACAAAAACATCAAGCAATCAAAAGAAACCCCTGTCGGGTGGCAGGAACTGCCCAAAGCTGGCCTCCAGTCCCTCGGCAGCGCTGACCACAGGGTGGCAGAGGTATGCCCCTGGGAGGTCACTGAATCAGAAACGCGTCAGCCAGACAGTGGCAACAAGGCCGAAATCTGCCCCTGGGAGACGAGTGAAGGAGCCCCAGAGTCGAGGGCACTAAGACAAGACCCAGGTGACTCCCAAAAAAAGAGAGGGGAGGCCCGGGGAAAATCAGAGCCCATAGATGTGGTTCCCATGATGCGGAAAAAGCCAGAGAGGCTGGTGAGGGAGCAGGAAGCAGTGTGTCCCTGGGAGAGTGCCGATCGAGGAGGTCTGTCCCCTGGGTCAGCTCCTCAGGACCCTGGCAGAATCAGAGACAAATCTGAGGCGGGGGACAGTGTGGAGGCCAGGAAGGTGGAGAAGCCTGGGTGGGAAGCTGCTGGCCCAGAAGCTCATACCCCTGACATCACCAAGGCAGAGCCGTGTCCCTGGGAGGCAAGTGAAGGAGGCGAGGATGGGAAACCAGCCCAAGAGGCAGTGAAGGATCTCCCTCAGGAAAAGCAGAAAACCAGGAAAGCAACCTTTTGGAAAGAACAGAAACCGGGAGGAGACTTGGAGTCTCTTTGTCCATGGGAGAGTACAGATTTCCGGGGCCCCTCAGCAGTCTCAATTCAGGCCCCAGGAAGCTCAGAGTGTTCAGGGAGTTTGGGCAGTGGCATTGCTGAAGTGTGTCTGTGGGAGGCAGGAGATGCTCCTGCTATCCAGAAAGCAGAGATCTGTCCCTGGGAGCTGGATGATAACGTGATGGGGCAGGAAATGCTGAGTCTGGGGACAGGTAGAGAATCtcttcaagaaaaggaaaaagcctCCAGAAAAGGAAGCTTTGGAGAGATGGGGGAACAAACTGTGAAAGCAGTGCAGAAATTAAGTCAACAGCAGGAGTCAGTTTGTCCCAGGGAGAGCACGGTCCCTGGGCACTCCAGCCCATGTCTAGACAATTCCTCATCCAAAGCTGGTAGCCAATTCCTATGCAATGGAGGAAGCAGAGCAACGCAGGTGTGTCCACAGGAAGATCTCAGGCCGGAGGCACAGGAAGCAACACCTGCCAAAACAGAAATCTGTCCCTGGGAGGTAAATGAAAGAACAAGAGAGGAATGGACATCAGCACAGGTGCCAAGAGGAGGAGAATCTCAAAAGGACAAGGAGAAAATGCCTGGAAAATCGGAAATCGAAGATGTCACAGCTTGGGAAAAGCCTGAGGGGCAGATCCAAAAGCAAGAAGCGGTCGGCCCCTGGGAGAGTGTGGACCCTGGCAGCTTCTCCCCACAACCACGTCCTCaagacacagagagaccccaAACCCTTCTCCAGATGTCAGGCAGTGTGGGAAGCAAAGCTGCCGACATTTGCCCTTTGGATGTGGAGGAAAACTTGACTGCTGGGAAGGCAGAAATCTGTCCCTGGGAGGTGGGTGCTGGAGCAGGGGAGGAAAGGGCTTTGGGAGCTGAGGCCATTAGGAAATCTCCAAATGATACAGGCAAGGTTTCTGCAGATCTTGGACCCAGGGAGAGAGCTGTTACTGCTCCAGAGAAGCCACAGAAGCCAACCCCAGAGTGGGAGGTGGCTTGTCCCTGGGGGAGTGTGGGTCCAGGGGCCTGTTCTCAGCATCCAGGTACTCTAGATGCTGATGGACCAAAAGCTGGGTTCCAGGAACTGGATCATATGGGCTGCAGGCCAGGTGAAGTGTGTCCCTGGGAAGCACAGGAAGCTGCTACCAGTGAAAAAGCCAAGATCTGTCCCTGGGAGGTAAGTGAAGGAACTACTGGGAAGGGATTGGACCAAAAGGCAGGGAGTGAATCAGCAGAGCAGAGGGAGAAAGCTCTAGAAAAGGGGAGACTCACTTCCCTGGGAGAAGACGTATCAAAAGGGATGGCAAAACTGTGTCAACAACAGGAAACTATTTGTATTTGGGAGAACAAGGACTTGAGGGAATCCCCTGCTCAGGCCCCCAAGATCTCAGACTTGCCCAGCAGCATGAGTAGTGAAGTGGCAGAGGGACATTCCTTGGAAGCAACAGAGAAGGGGGACCTGAGACAAGACCCAAAGACAGGTTCCTTCCCAGAACACATAACCCAAGAAAAAGCTCCAGCTGCAGACACAGAAGAATTCACTActgaagatggggaaaaaacaagcCATGAGCTACAATCCGTCTGTCCATGGGAGACCACTGCCCCAGCAGATTCCGTCTCTCACCTAGACAGACAGCGCCCTGACCAACCTAAAGCTAGCTCCCAGAGACTGGTCAGCACTGGGGGCAGGGCCGCTGACGTGTGCCCATGGGATGTTCCTGATGCAGGTGTGTATAAATCTGACAGCAGTGCCAAGGCTGAGACCTGTCCCTGGGAAGTGACTGAAAGAATCCCTGTCAAAGGGGTGTCAAGGCAGGATGGAAAAGGGGACTCTcaagaagagaaaggcagagccCCAGAAAAATCAGAGCCAAAAGGTGTGCCAGTTCAGAAAAAGCCAGAGATGGCAGACTTCAGGCAGCAGGAGGCTGTGTGTCCCTGGGAGAGTCAAGATGGCAAGGGTCTGTCCCCACAGCCAGCCCCAGATGCTTCTGACAGAAGCAGAGGCAGTTCTGAGGCAGCAGGCAGTGTGGAGACCAGGGTAGCGGAAGTGTGTCTGTGGGAAGTGGTAGAGGCTCCCTCTGCCAAGAAAGCAGAGATCTGCCCTTGGGAGGCGGGTGGAGGAGcagcagaggaaggggaacaGGAAAGAGAATCACAAGGGCAAGGAGAGATGTTCCTTCAGAAGGCAGGACCTGGAGGGACGGAAgaacacttctcaaaagcagcAGCAAAGCCCAGAGAGCAGGAGGCAGTCTGCCCTGGGGAAGGCACAGGCTCAGGAGGGCTCTTGCCCCAGTCAGGTGCCCTGGACCCAGAACTCAAAGTCAGCCCCAAGGAAGCAGGCAGCATGGGAAGCAGGATGGCAGAGCTGTGCCAATGGGAAATCACAGatccagaaggaaataaaataaagggtaCCATGGCAGACATCTGTCCTGGGGAGGAAACTGGAGTCCCATCTGAGGAATCTGGCCTCCTGGCTTTAACAGCAACTCGGAGAGAATTTTTCCCCACAGCTCCTGAAAAACCACTATGCCTTTTAGTCCATGGGCCTCTGGATCACTTCTTTCCAGAAAGCAAAATCCCCTGCCCCAAGGTAAGCAGGCCAGCCAGTACTTTCACTCTAGAAGGTGTCAGAGAACTACAAGGACCTTCAGGGCTTGAGCCAAGGACCAGCTTAGCCCCAGAGCCAAGTCTCCAGGAAGCTGAGTCTCAGTCTTCGTCCTTAACTGAAGACTCAGGCCAAGTGGCTTTTGAAGCTCAGTATGAAGAATTCACCCCTCCCACTGTCTATCCTTGGGATTGGGAGTAA